One window of the Anaeromyxobacter dehalogenans 2CP-C genome contains the following:
- a CDS encoding ABC transporter ATP-binding protein, protein MIQVHALAKHYRVARRPPGLAAAVRALFHRTYETVRAVDGIDFSVGEGERVGFLGPNGAGKTTTLKMLSGLLHPTAGEVTVGGHVPRRREPAFLKAITLVMGQKQQLIWDLPPAETFELNRAVYDIPRAQFQETVAELTELLELGPLVQKPTRQLSLGERMKCELAAALLHRPRVLFLDEPTIGLDVSMQATVRQFVKAYNERYGASVILTSHYMEDVLQLCPRVVVIDHGRLIYDGDLRALAHRVRPDKRIVLRLASGNGAAPSGGELARFGQVVSAEPGSATLQVAAEEVSAVVARVLAAMPVTDLTVEDPPLEEVFSELFRASRLAAEPAK, encoded by the coding sequence GTGATCCAGGTCCACGCCCTCGCCAAGCACTACCGCGTCGCCCGGCGCCCGCCCGGCCTGGCCGCCGCGGTGCGCGCGCTGTTCCACCGCACCTACGAGACGGTGCGCGCGGTGGACGGCATCGACTTCTCGGTGGGTGAAGGCGAGCGGGTGGGCTTCCTGGGGCCGAACGGGGCCGGCAAGACCACCACACTGAAGATGCTCTCCGGGCTGCTGCACCCCACCGCCGGCGAGGTCACGGTGGGCGGGCACGTCCCGCGCCGCCGCGAGCCGGCGTTCCTGAAGGCCATCACCCTGGTGATGGGCCAGAAGCAGCAGCTGATCTGGGACCTGCCACCGGCCGAGACGTTCGAGCTGAACCGCGCCGTCTACGACATCCCGCGGGCGCAGTTCCAGGAGACGGTGGCGGAGCTGACCGAGCTGCTCGAGCTCGGGCCACTCGTGCAGAAGCCGACCCGCCAGCTCTCGCTGGGCGAGCGGATGAAGTGCGAGCTCGCGGCGGCGCTCCTGCACCGGCCCCGGGTGCTGTTCCTCGACGAGCCCACCATCGGGCTCGACGTCTCCATGCAGGCCACCGTGCGCCAGTTCGTGAAGGCGTACAACGAGCGCTACGGCGCCTCGGTGATCCTGACCAGCCACTACATGGAGGACGTGCTGCAGCTCTGCCCGCGCGTGGTGGTCATCGACCACGGCCGGCTGATCTACGACGGCGACCTGCGGGCGCTCGCGCACCGGGTCCGCCCGGACAAGCGGATCGTGCTGCGGCTCGCGAGCGGCAACGGCGCGGCGCCGTCGGGCGGGGAGCTGGCGCGCTTCGGCCAGGTGGTGTCGGCGGAGCCCGGCAGCGCCACGCTGCAGGTGGCGGCGGAGGAGGTCTCGGCGGTGGTGGCCCGGGTGCTCGCGGCCATGCCGGTGACCGACCTCACCGTGGAGGATCCGCCGCTCG